One stretch of Paraburkholderia fungorum DNA includes these proteins:
- a CDS encoding tetratricopeptide repeat protein yields the protein MDRNQILELAMARHLAGAFGEARELYENALAIEPGDANVMFRLGVLDMQTGAHDSALRWLDQALKLVPDNAKYHFVRGHVLTAAQRLDEAIGAYRQSLAVDPASADVLCALASALQSSADYPAAIEAYTAALVLEPAHADALNNLANCHRQQGDTKAAEAAYRRALELHPDDANALTNLGTLLESGDRQEEALALLEAAVRAAPASAYALVNLGVALQQRGDPAEAAGLLTRALELDPAVPEAAYNLANALHALGRRREAALHYQKAIAQTPTHADAHNNLGIVYQESGAHEEAEHAFDTAIRLRPGFVAALNNAATLKRTLGRVAEAEAHLREALSVDPTHSVTHNNLGNVLKDQGRLDDGIDSYRRALASDPDNVIAHSNLAYGLSFQAEHPQPVLDECLRWSEQHETRHLDTHQPHANDATPSRRLRIGYVSPDFRDHCQTLFTLPLLSHHDHAQFEIYCYASVTRPDDLTQRVASHADVWRDVRELDDARLAQVIRDDCIDILIDLTMHMADGRPLLFARKPAPVQIAWLAYPGTTGMRSIDYRLTDPWLDPTGTDDQYSETSIRLPDSFWCYDPLTDTPTVNALPALTNGYPTFGCLNNPCKLSDATFRMWGGVMREVKDARLLLMAPDGPARVRLIERLGAVGIDAGRISFTPFQRRAEYLRTYHRIDVGLDTFPYNGHTTSLDSYWMGVPVVTRVGETAAGRAGLSQSANMGLRDLVAESDERFVEIAVGLARDLTRLSGLRAGLRARLEASPLMNGMRFAAHVEKVYRDVWARWCRQTCT from the coding sequence ATGGACCGCAATCAGATTCTGGAACTCGCGATGGCACGGCACCTCGCGGGCGCGTTCGGCGAAGCGCGCGAACTGTACGAAAACGCGCTCGCCATCGAACCGGGCGACGCCAATGTGATGTTCCGTCTCGGCGTGCTCGACATGCAGACGGGTGCCCACGACAGCGCGCTCCGCTGGCTCGACCAGGCGTTAAAGCTCGTTCCCGATAACGCGAAATACCACTTCGTTCGCGGCCATGTGCTGACCGCTGCTCAACGGCTCGACGAAGCGATCGGCGCGTACCGGCAATCGCTCGCAGTCGACCCGGCTTCCGCCGACGTGCTGTGTGCATTGGCGTCGGCGCTGCAGTCGAGCGCCGACTATCCTGCCGCCATCGAAGCCTATACGGCAGCGCTCGTACTCGAACCCGCGCACGCCGATGCGCTCAACAATCTGGCCAACTGTCACCGTCAGCAGGGCGACACGAAGGCCGCTGAAGCTGCGTATCGACGTGCGCTTGAATTGCATCCCGACGACGCCAATGCGCTCACCAATCTCGGTACGCTGCTCGAATCAGGCGATCGTCAGGAGGAAGCGCTTGCATTGCTGGAAGCGGCGGTGCGTGCGGCTCCCGCGTCGGCTTACGCGCTGGTGAATCTTGGCGTCGCGCTTCAGCAGCGGGGCGACCCCGCAGAGGCTGCCGGACTGCTCACTCGTGCGTTGGAGTTGGACCCGGCGGTTCCCGAAGCGGCCTACAACCTGGCCAACGCGCTGCACGCGCTCGGCAGGCGGCGCGAAGCCGCGCTTCACTATCAAAAGGCGATCGCGCAAACACCCACGCACGCGGATGCCCATAACAATCTGGGCATCGTCTATCAGGAATCGGGCGCGCACGAAGAGGCGGAGCACGCGTTCGATACGGCGATCCGCTTGCGTCCCGGCTTCGTGGCTGCGCTCAACAATGCCGCGACGCTCAAGCGCACGCTTGGGCGTGTAGCTGAAGCCGAGGCTCATCTGCGGGAAGCGTTGAGTGTCGATCCCACGCACTCCGTCACGCATAACAATCTGGGCAATGTGCTGAAGGACCAAGGGCGGCTCGACGATGGTATCGACAGCTACCGGCGAGCGCTCGCGAGCGACCCGGACAACGTGATCGCTCACAGCAATCTCGCGTATGGGCTGAGTTTTCAGGCGGAGCATCCGCAGCCCGTGCTGGACGAATGCCTACGCTGGTCCGAGCAACATGAGACGCGTCATCTCGACACCCATCAACCGCATGCGAACGATGCGACGCCGTCGCGGCGTTTGCGTATCGGCTACGTGTCGCCGGATTTCCGCGACCATTGTCAGACGCTGTTCACGTTGCCGCTGCTGTCGCATCACGATCACGCGCAATTCGAGATCTACTGTTATGCCAGCGTGACGCGGCCAGACGATCTGACACAGCGCGTCGCGTCGCACGCCGACGTTTGGCGCGATGTGCGCGAACTCGACGACGCGCGGCTCGCGCAAGTTATCCGCGATGACTGCATCGACATCCTGATCGATCTGACCATGCATATGGCGGACGGCCGGCCGTTGCTGTTCGCGCGCAAACCCGCGCCGGTGCAGATTGCGTGGCTGGCCTATCCTGGAACGACCGGCATGCGCTCGATCGATTACCGGCTGACCGATCCGTGGCTCGATCCCACCGGAACGGATGACCAGTACAGCGAAACTTCGATCCGTCTGCCTGATTCGTTCTGGTGCTACGACCCGCTGACGGACACGCCGACGGTCAACGCGTTGCCCGCGCTGACCAATGGGTATCCGACGTTCGGCTGTCTGAACAACCCCTGCAAGCTGAGCGACGCGACGTTCAGGATGTGGGGCGGTGTGATGCGCGAAGTGAAGGACGCGCGACTGCTGCTGATGGCGCCGGATGGCCCGGCTCGCGTGCGTCTGATCGAGCGGCTCGGCGCAGTGGGAATCGATGCCGGACGAATCTCTTTCACTCCCTTCCAGCGCCGCGCGGAGTATCTGCGCACCTATCACCGGATCGATGTCGGCCTCGACACGTTCCCGTACAACGGCCATACGACCAGCCTCGATTCGTACTGGATGGGCGTGCCGGTCGTTACGCGGGTAGGCGAAACGGCGGCCGGGCGCGCCGGGCTGAGCCAATCGGCAAATATGGGACTGCGGGATCTGGTTGCCGAAAGCGATGAACGGTTTGTCGAGATCGCAGTTGGACTGGCGCGGGATCTAACTCGATTGAGCGGACTACGAGCGGGTTTGCGCGCACGCCTCGAAGCGTCGCCGTTGATGAACGGCATGCGCTTTGCTGCGCATGTGGAGAAGGTGTATCGCGACGTGTGGGCGCGGTGGTGTCGTCAGACCTGCACCTGA
- the sodB gene encoding superoxide dismutase [Fe] encodes MEHTLPPLPFAKNALVPHMSEETLEFHYGKHHQTYVTNLNNLIKGTEFENLSLEEIVKKSSGGVFNNSAQVWNHTFFWNSLSPQGGGAPTGALADAINAKWGSFDKFKEEFAKTAVGTFGSGWAWLVKKADGSLDLVSTSNAATPLTTDAKALLTIDVWEHAYYIDYRNARPKFVEAYWNIVNWEFASKNFA; translated from the coding sequence ATGGAACATACGCTCCCGCCGCTGCCGTTCGCGAAAAACGCTCTCGTCCCGCACATGTCGGAAGAGACGCTCGAGTTTCACTATGGCAAGCACCACCAGACCTATGTGACCAACCTGAACAATCTGATCAAGGGCACGGAGTTCGAAAACCTGTCGCTCGAAGAGATCGTCAAGAAGTCGTCGGGTGGCGTGTTCAACAACTCGGCTCAAGTGTGGAACCACACGTTCTTCTGGAACAGCCTGTCGCCGCAAGGTGGCGGTGCTCCGACCGGCGCACTGGCTGACGCGATCAACGCCAAGTGGGGTTCGTTCGACAAGTTCAAGGAAGAATTCGCCAAGACCGCAGTCGGCACGTTCGGCTCGGGCTGGGCATGGCTGGTGAAGAAGGCTGACGGTTCGCTCGACCTGGTGTCGACGAGCAACGCTGCTACGCCGCTGACCACCGACGCAAAGGCACTGCTGACGATCGACGTGTGGGAACACGCGTACTACATCGACTATCGCAATGCGCGTCCGAAGTTTGTTGAAGCGTACTGGAACATCGTCAACTGGGAATTCGCGTCGAAGAACTTCGCGTGA
- a CDS encoding glycine zipper family protein — MISSTKSISLAIPAVIVALALGGCAVAPPSGPSIVALPHSGETLGQFQQNDYACRDYANRSTDPNGTASQAATTNSVNSAALGTLGGAAIGALIGAAAGNAGAGAAIGAGSGLLIGGSNGANSAQYSAAGLQSRYDTAYAQCMTSKGETIQPRGYYAAPQPVYVAPQPYYAPPPPVMYAPYPY, encoded by the coding sequence ATGATTTCCAGCACTAAATCCATCAGTCTTGCGATACCGGCCGTCATCGTTGCGCTCGCGCTCGGCGGCTGCGCGGTGGCACCGCCCAGCGGTCCGAGCATTGTCGCGCTGCCGCACAGCGGCGAGACGCTCGGCCAGTTCCAGCAGAACGACTATGCATGCCGCGACTACGCGAACCGCTCGACGGACCCGAACGGCACGGCGTCGCAGGCAGCCACCACCAACAGCGTCAACAGCGCGGCACTCGGTACGCTCGGCGGCGCGGCAATCGGCGCGCTGATCGGCGCTGCCGCTGGCAACGCGGGTGCGGGAGCGGCAATCGGCGCAGGCAGCGGCTTGCTGATCGGCGGCTCGAACGGCGCCAACAGCGCGCAATATTCCGCAGCGGGCTTGCAATCCCGCTACGACACCGCTTACGCACAATGCATGACGTCGAAGGGTGAGACGATCCAGCCGCGCGGTTACTACGCCGCGCCGCAGCCGGTCTATGTTGCGCCGCAGCCGTATTACGCTCCGCCGCCGCCGGTCATGTACGCGCCGTATCCGTACTAA